Proteins from one Cottoperca gobio unplaced genomic scaffold, fCotGob3.1 fCotGob3_271arrow_ctg1, whole genome shotgun sequence genomic window:
- the LOC115005152 gene encoding LOW QUALITY PROTEIN: transmembrane protein 42-like (The sequence of the model RefSeq protein was modified relative to this genomic sequence to represent the inferred CDS: deleted 1 base in 1 codon), with amino-acid sequence MVFATGMDSCPGNVCHSNMFSGSVYAVIAGILGATASLSAKLSLGPDYLREMCESGLSGWAETDCGSATCDWLHIPLRLLCGGLLFTCNAVMWAFFSKALRHCSSSARVTVTTTASNFISSAVLGRVIFGEFHAVLWWVGISLTLCGLLMLHGSTPQTLPQGEGKSTANVALTHQSIQPLLFSHNNLGPDSIRDA; translated from the exons ATGGTCTTTGCTACTGGTATGGACTCCTGTCCCGGTAATGTGTGtcattcaaatatgttttcaggGTCTGTTTACGCGGTAATAGCCGGCATTTTGGGGGCcactgcctctctgtctgccaaGCTGTCACTCGGGCCAGACTACCTGAGAGAGATGTGTGAGTCGGGGCTCAGCGGCTGGGCTGAAACGGACTGTGGATCCGCAACATGTGACTGG CTCCACATCCCCCTGCGGCTGTTGTGTGGAGGCCTGCTGTTCACCTGTAATGCTGTCATGTGGGCCTTCTTCTCCAAGGCCCTCCGACACTGCTCCTCTTCAGCCAGGGTCACAGTCACTACC ACGGCATCCAACTTCATCTCCTCA GCCGTCCTGGGGAGGGTGATTTTTGGAGAGTTTCATGCAGTTCTATGGTGGGTGGGAATCTCTCTCACCCTGTGTGGACTGCTGATGCTTCATGGATCAACACCTCAGACGCTCCCACAGGGGGAGGGCAAAAGCACAGCTAATGTAGCTTTGACTCATCAAAGCATACAGCCACTGCTCTTCAGTCACAACAACCTGGGACCAGACTCCATCAGAGACGCATGA
- the kiaa1143 gene encoding uncharacterized protein KIAA1143 homolog, whose translation MNRSKASGVSWVKPAEPSFLKKFKKDVGYKEGPTVDTKLQTMPTLDDDSGSDREDELPQVVVLKGGDLSAEDVKKIKEDMSPADKDEAPPSDGKILFKKPAKRSSSDKFQGITASSSKKKKSDEGEDEEEEEEVVVKKEVKEVKKEVKKEMKSGKKVKNNSLLSFGGDEEEDED comes from the exons ATGAACAGAAGCAAGGCCAGCGGCGTGTCGTGGGTGAAACCAGCGGAACCGTCATTTCTGAAGAAGTTTAAAAAGGATGTTGGTTATAAAGAAGGACCGACTGTTGATACGAAG CTCCAGACGATGCCCACACTGGATGATGACAGTGGGAGTGATCGGGAGGATGAGCTCCCTCAGGTTGTGGTTCTAAAAGGAGGAGACCTGAGTGCAGAGGACGTGAAGAAGATCAAGGAGGACATGAGTCCTGCAGACAAAG ATGAAGCACCTCCTTCTGATGGTAAAATCCTGTTTAAGAAACCAGCCAAGCGCTCCTCCTCAGACAAATTCCAGGGCATCACTGCCAGCTCcagcaaaaagaagaagagtgatgaaggggaggacgaggaggaagaggaggaggtggtggtgaaGAAAGAGGTGAAGGAGGTGAAAaaggaggtgaagaaggagatgaagtctggaaagaaagttaaaaataaCAGCCTTCTGTCATTTGGaggggatgaggaggaagatgaggactAA